In the genome of Gordonia rubripertincta, one region contains:
- a CDS encoding thioesterase family protein, with protein sequence MPTLAELISGFDHDFLVPTGWTQGRTAYGGLTAALSVHAARLTAGDPLPPLKSAQFLLSAPVVDRASITARRLREGRSATSVAIETVSGGQVAAHASLIFATPRTSTIEHDLVETPPVPGPDECPVFTEPSAMRPAFVDNFDIRKAGGTSPMSNDGPPLFRAWVRHRGAEGVDRATALIALADALPPATTAAFTEWAPVSTMSWSLHICTDDLPKPTDWMLLESSSTFTRDGCSHQAMRLWDSARRPIIQGSQTVALFA encoded by the coding sequence ATGCCGACTCTCGCCGAACTCATCTCCGGTTTCGACCACGACTTTCTCGTGCCCACCGGGTGGACGCAGGGCCGTACCGCGTACGGAGGCTTGACCGCGGCGCTGTCCGTGCACGCGGCCCGACTGACCGCCGGCGATCCGCTACCACCGTTGAAGTCGGCCCAGTTCCTGCTGAGCGCACCCGTGGTCGACCGCGCGTCGATCACGGCGCGCCGCCTGCGGGAAGGCCGCTCGGCGACCAGTGTCGCCATCGAAACCGTGAGCGGGGGACAGGTGGCCGCTCACGCTTCGTTGATCTTCGCTACGCCTCGCACCAGCACGATCGAGCACGATCTCGTCGAGACGCCACCGGTCCCAGGACCCGACGAGTGCCCCGTGTTCACCGAGCCGTCCGCGATGCGCCCGGCGTTCGTCGACAACTTCGACATCCGCAAAGCCGGTGGGACGAGCCCGATGTCGAACGACGGACCGCCACTGTTCCGGGCGTGGGTCCGTCACCGGGGCGCCGAAGGCGTCGATCGGGCGACCGCGCTCATTGCTCTCGCCGACGCCCTGCCGCCCGCAACCACGGCTGCGTTCACCGAGTGGGCGCCGGTCAGCACGATGAGCTGGTCGCTGCACATCTGCACCGACGACCTGCCGAAGCCGACCGACTGGATGCTCTTGGAATCGTCGAGCACCTTCACCCGCGACGGCTGTTCCCATCAGGCGATGCGCCTGTGGGACAGCGCGCGGCGTCCGATCATTCAAGGCTCACAGACGGTTGCGCTGTTCGCCTGA
- a CDS encoding YceI family protein, which yields MAESVWEFTESDGSVVVHTDVGGRAARTGHRLRIAMRTWSASVTLTDLVPTNLTATISVDSMHVESGEGGLTPMTGAEKSLARMNALKSMDADKYPEITYEAGTFSTTDGGYRADGVLTVHGRSRPHVLDLQVDETADSWRISTESTVTQSDFGIKPYSLMMGTLKVVDNVRIVIEVSRTR from the coding sequence GTGGCGGAATCTGTCTGGGAATTCACCGAATCCGATGGTTCGGTCGTCGTGCACACCGACGTGGGCGGGCGGGCGGCGCGCACCGGCCACCGACTGAGGATCGCGATGCGCACCTGGTCAGCATCGGTGACGCTGACCGACCTCGTGCCGACGAATCTGACGGCCACGATCTCGGTCGACTCGATGCACGTGGAATCCGGCGAGGGCGGGCTCACCCCGATGACCGGGGCCGAGAAGTCGCTGGCGCGCATGAACGCCCTGAAGTCCATGGACGCCGACAAATACCCCGAGATCACCTACGAGGCAGGCACATTCAGCACTACGGACGGCGGTTACCGCGCCGACGGGGTGCTGACGGTCCACGGCCGGTCACGCCCGCATGTGCTGGACCTGCAGGTCGACGAGACCGCAGACAGTTGGCGGATCTCGACCGAGTCCACCGTCACCCAGAGCGACTTCGGGATCAAGCCGTATTCGCTGATGATGGGAACGCTGAAAGTCGTCGACAACGTCCGCATCGTCATCGAGGTCTCCCGCACTCGCTGA
- a CDS encoding FMN-dependent NADH-azoreductase, translated as MSLFRLDASIFPSTSASRALGDLVEREWTGAHPDSTVTRRDLSAEPVSATAWRDAVIAGTVPPADRDDAQREAVDLATAIADEVLGAEALLLTVPLYNFGVSQHFKTWYDLAVTDPRIGVDPAELRGKPAVLVTTQGGNYDPGTPREGWDHSTPWLRRVLEDVWGLDLRIVRRQFTLVGVNPALDAFADVAAELKVEAEENARAAGRELALSREVASAG; from the coding sequence ATGTCCCTCTTCCGCTTGGATGCCAGCATCTTCCCCTCCACATCGGCGAGCCGCGCCCTCGGCGATCTCGTCGAACGCGAATGGACCGGTGCGCACCCGGACTCGACGGTCACCCGACGCGATCTGTCGGCCGAGCCCGTTTCCGCGACCGCCTGGCGCGACGCCGTGATCGCCGGAACGGTCCCGCCGGCCGACCGCGACGACGCGCAACGCGAGGCGGTCGACCTCGCCACCGCGATCGCGGACGAGGTCCTCGGTGCCGAGGCATTGCTGCTCACCGTTCCGCTCTACAACTTCGGTGTGTCCCAGCACTTCAAGACCTGGTACGACCTCGCGGTGACCGACCCGCGGATCGGCGTCGACCCGGCCGAGCTGCGTGGCAAGCCCGCGGTCCTCGTCACGACCCAGGGTGGCAACTACGACCCCGGAACGCCCAGGGAGGGCTGGGACCATTCGACGCCGTGGCTGCGTCGCGTACTGGAGGATGTCTGGGGTCTCGACCTCCGGATCGTCAGGCGTCAGTTCACGCTCGTCGGGGTGAATCCTGCACTCGACGCATTCGCCGACGTCGCCGCCGAACTCAAGGTCGAGGCCGAGGAGAATGCTCGCGCCGCCGGCCGCGAGCTCGCACTGTCACGCGAGGTCGCCTCGGCGGGCTGA
- a CDS encoding lysophospholipid acyltransferase family protein, which translates to MGFVVRWAVTLTYGTVTYVDVELSRSEAVYAHYLDHQQDRVRAKLMYGVLAAKIRPVVRFTARDRLVRAVRSGKPLLIAANHVSERDPLVLAAAGFRSPLRPRIGHMRVLAKDELFEDPEQRRKIDTLGGIPVFRQKDHGVRAAAEAGRQMFGVCVERMVRGDSIAVFPEGTCNEGDVTRLQKLGTGIGHIAYRALKAGVDVTLVSAGIAYPQKGDRPRPMVTFGDPVDLAGHQDETPAALTRMIQDDLQAVVDEVCRAA; encoded by the coding sequence ATGGGTTTCGTCGTTCGGTGGGCAGTAACGCTAACCTACGGTACCGTAACTTACGTGGATGTAGAGCTCTCCCGGTCCGAAGCCGTATACGCGCATTACCTCGATCACCAGCAGGATCGGGTACGCGCGAAGTTGATGTACGGGGTGCTCGCCGCCAAGATCAGGCCTGTCGTGCGGTTCACCGCGCGCGATCGGCTGGTTCGTGCGGTTCGCAGCGGGAAGCCGCTGCTGATCGCGGCCAACCATGTGTCCGAGCGTGACCCGCTGGTGCTTGCCGCGGCAGGCTTCCGCTCGCCGCTCCGTCCCCGGATCGGTCACATGCGCGTGCTGGCGAAAGACGAACTCTTCGAAGATCCCGAGCAGCGGCGCAAGATCGACACCCTGGGCGGCATCCCGGTCTTCCGGCAGAAGGACCACGGTGTCCGGGCCGCCGCGGAGGCCGGTCGGCAGATGTTCGGCGTGTGCGTCGAGCGGATGGTCCGCGGCGACAGCATCGCCGTCTTTCCCGAGGGGACCTGCAACGAGGGTGACGTCACCCGGCTGCAGAAGCTCGGAACGGGGATCGGCCATATCGCCTACCGTGCACTGAAAGCAGGCGTCGACGTCACACTCGTGTCAGCCGGTATTGCCTACCCGCAGAAGGGTGATCGGCCGCGTCCGATGGTGACCTTCGGCGACCCTGTCGACCTCGCCGGCCATCAGGACGAGACGCCGGCGGCACTGACGAGAATGATCCAGGATGACCTGCAGGCCGTGGTCGACGAGGTGTGTCGGGCCGCCTGA
- a CDS encoding DUF1622 domain-containing protein: MDFEDIFTVVAVAFEALGALAMIAGFVIALVLGARSLSRKEGGSEAFSVLRTTLGSAILLGLEILVAADLIRTITSKPSIEDAVILGIIVVIRTVLSMSIQIEIEGTLPWRRAVLTNGGQLLSKAVARDAAAGRAGRVADPT, translated from the coding sequence ATGGATTTCGAGGACATCTTCACCGTGGTGGCGGTCGCGTTCGAAGCTCTCGGCGCATTGGCGATGATCGCCGGTTTCGTCATCGCGCTTGTTCTCGGCGCACGGTCGCTGTCACGGAAGGAAGGGGGAAGCGAGGCCTTCTCGGTCCTGCGCACAACCCTGGGATCCGCCATTCTGCTGGGTCTCGAGATCCTCGTGGCCGCGGACCTCATCCGGACGATCACCTCGAAGCCCTCGATCGAAGATGCAGTGATCCTCGGGATCATCGTGGTGATCCGGACGGTCTTGTCGATGTCCATTCAGATCGAGATCGAGGGCACCCTGCCCTGGAGACGGGCCGTGCTGACCAACGGCGGTCAGCTGTTGAGCAAGGCGGTGGCCCGTGACGCGGCTGCCGGTCGCGCGGGTCGTGTCGCCGACCCGACCTGA
- a CDS encoding YihY/virulence factor BrkB family protein yields MSKDEQTIDKAGRDVDDDPTHADPDDPRKPESPTDLTKPSLMFVLRKTAREFSRDQCTDLAAALTYYSVLSLFPALLAMVSLLGVFGQGEKTVDAVLTMVEDLGPSDAVDTLRAPVEQLVSAPSAGLALVLGLAGALWSASGYVGAFGRAMNRMYEVDEGRPIWKLRPAMLLVTLIALILAAGVALMLAISGPIARSIGDAIGLGDTALTVWNIVRWPVVLVFVVVIVAVLYWATPNVKQPKFRWISAGAVLAIVTWIVASAAFALYVSNFGSYNKTYGALAGVIVFLLWLWLTNLALLFGAEFDAELERGRQLQAGMAAEERLQLPPRDTTVSDKNEKIHQEDIEKGRALRESRGG; encoded by the coding sequence ATGAGCAAGGACGAGCAGACCATCGACAAGGCCGGGCGGGACGTCGACGATGACCCGACGCACGCCGACCCCGACGATCCACGCAAGCCCGAGTCGCCCACCGATCTGACCAAACCGTCGCTGATGTTCGTGCTGCGCAAGACGGCCCGCGAGTTCTCCCGGGACCAGTGCACCGACCTCGCAGCCGCACTCACCTACTACTCGGTGCTGTCGCTGTTCCCCGCACTGCTCGCCATGGTCTCGCTCCTCGGCGTCTTCGGGCAGGGAGAGAAAACGGTCGACGCGGTGCTGACGATGGTCGAGGACCTGGGGCCGTCTGACGCGGTGGACACATTGCGCGCGCCGGTCGAGCAACTGGTGTCCGCGCCGAGTGCCGGCCTCGCCCTCGTGCTCGGTCTCGCCGGCGCTCTGTGGTCGGCGTCGGGATACGTCGGTGCCTTCGGTCGAGCGATGAACCGCATGTATGAGGTCGACGAGGGGCGTCCGATCTGGAAGCTGCGGCCCGCCATGCTGCTGGTGACGCTGATCGCCCTCATCCTCGCCGCCGGAGTGGCGTTGATGCTCGCGATCAGTGGGCCGATCGCCCGGTCCATCGGCGACGCAATCGGTCTGGGCGACACAGCTCTTACGGTGTGGAACATCGTTCGCTGGCCAGTGGTGCTCGTCTTCGTCGTGGTGATCGTGGCCGTTTTGTACTGGGCCACACCGAATGTGAAGCAACCGAAGTTCCGGTGGATCAGTGCCGGTGCAGTCCTGGCGATCGTCACGTGGATCGTGGCCTCGGCGGCATTCGCGCTCTATGTGTCGAACTTCGGCAGCTACAACAAGACCTACGGCGCACTCGCGGGTGTCATCGTCTTCCTGCTGTGGTTGTGGCTGACCAACCTGGCCCTGCTCTTCGGGGCCGAGTTCGACGCCGAACTCGAACGTGGCCGTCAGCTCCAGGCGGGTATGGCTGCCGAAGAACGGCTACAGCTTCCGCCGCGTGACACCACGGTCTCGGACAAGAACGAGAAGATTCACCAAGAAGACATCGAGAAGGGCCGGGCCCTCAGGGAATCCCGCGGCGGCTGA
- a CDS encoding TraR/DksA family transcriptional regulator produces MTQSGPNQSEASLTAERERTATLIESLSASLAAVIEATADAASDDEHDPEGTTLAVERGQLVAQLERSRVRLDEIDAALERVGRGAYGRCETCGEIIDPERLEVLPAARQCVRCAARNPSRRW; encoded by the coding sequence GTGACCCAGTCCGGCCCGAACCAATCGGAAGCATCGCTGACCGCCGAACGCGAGAGAACCGCGACGCTCATCGAATCGTTGTCTGCCAGCCTGGCCGCCGTCATCGAGGCGACCGCCGACGCCGCCTCGGACGATGAGCACGATCCGGAGGGAACGACGCTCGCCGTTGAACGCGGGCAACTGGTCGCCCAGCTCGAACGATCGCGGGTGCGTCTCGACGAGATCGATGCCGCCCTCGAGCGGGTCGGTCGCGGAGCGTATGGCCGCTGCGAGACGTGTGGCGAGATCATCGACCCCGAGCGGCTCGAGGTGCTCCCCGCGGCCCGGCAATGCGTGCGATGCGCAGCGCGGAATCCGTCCCGCCGGTGGTGA
- a CDS encoding FMN-binding glutamate synthase family protein, translating into MSRKKSAVALGAATTAAAVVVRDLFQNEHSLLRNFPLVGHARYWLEAIGPELRQYIVAANDEERPFTRDQRRWIYSSSKKENNYFGFGTDNDVEYTNGYPVIKHRTFSSGPAPASTPEVGHEVALPCAKVVGEARRRRGAFRPESVVNISGMSYGALSGNAIESLNRGAALTGALHNTGEGGISPYHRHGGELVFQIGTAYFGCRDADGRFDLARLKDVVAEAPVRALEIKLSQGAKPCLGGFLPGPKVSAEIAATRGVTAGHDCVSPSRHAEFSDADSMLDWVELLAAETGLPVGIKSAVGDLDSWHQIADLMTKTGRGVDFITIDGGEGGTGAAPLLFSDSVSLPFLLGFARVYRIFAERNLDEQITFIGSGKLGLPDNAVLAFALGCDMVNVGREAMLSIGCIQAQKCHTDTCPTGVATQKKWLTRGLVPDEKSSRAANYITTLRRDLVKVSQACGVEHPGLISTDSVEIVDGRQGSSPLGEVYGYSPGMGLPSEADRAAVIRLMADQRTGGSAPPSAAGPS; encoded by the coding sequence ATGAGCCGCAAGAAGTCTGCTGTCGCCCTCGGTGCCGCCACCACAGCGGCGGCCGTCGTCGTTCGTGATCTGTTCCAGAATGAGCACTCGTTGCTGCGCAACTTCCCACTTGTCGGGCATGCGCGCTACTGGCTCGAGGCGATCGGACCCGAATTACGCCAGTACATCGTCGCCGCGAACGACGAGGAGCGCCCGTTCACCCGCGACCAGCGCCGGTGGATCTACTCCTCGTCGAAAAAGGAGAACAACTACTTCGGCTTCGGCACCGACAACGACGTCGAGTACACGAACGGATATCCGGTGATCAAGCATCGGACGTTCAGTTCCGGGCCCGCGCCGGCCTCGACGCCCGAGGTCGGGCACGAGGTGGCGCTGCCCTGCGCGAAGGTCGTCGGTGAAGCGCGCCGGCGGCGGGGCGCCTTCCGTCCCGAATCGGTGGTGAACATCTCCGGGATGAGCTACGGGGCGCTGTCCGGAAACGCCATCGAGTCACTCAATCGTGGGGCCGCTCTCACCGGCGCGCTCCACAACACCGGCGAGGGCGGGATCTCGCCCTATCACCGCCACGGTGGCGAACTCGTCTTCCAGATCGGCACAGCCTATTTCGGCTGCCGCGACGCCGACGGGCGTTTCGACCTGGCCCGGTTGAAGGACGTTGTCGCCGAAGCCCCGGTGCGTGCTCTCGAGATCAAACTGAGCCAGGGAGCCAAACCGTGTCTGGGCGGGTTCTTGCCGGGTCCCAAGGTGTCTGCGGAGATCGCCGCGACGCGCGGCGTCACGGCGGGACACGATTGTGTGAGCCCGTCTCGGCATGCCGAGTTCTCCGACGCGGACAGCATGCTCGACTGGGTGGAGCTCCTGGCCGCCGAAACGGGACTGCCGGTCGGCATCAAATCCGCCGTGGGAGATCTCGATTCGTGGCACCAGATCGCCGACCTGATGACGAAGACCGGTCGCGGCGTCGACTTCATCACCATAGACGGAGGGGAGGGAGGAACCGGAGCGGCACCCCTGTTGTTCTCCGACTCGGTGTCACTGCCGTTCCTACTCGGTTTCGCCCGGGTCTATCGCATCTTTGCCGAGCGAAACCTCGACGAGCAGATCACGTTCATCGGCAGCGGCAAGCTCGGTCTGCCCGACAATGCGGTTCTCGCATTCGCACTGGGGTGCGACATGGTCAACGTCGGCCGCGAGGCTATGCTGTCCATCGGCTGCATCCAGGCCCAGAAATGCCACACCGACACGTGCCCGACGGGCGTTGCCACACAGAAGAAGTGGCTCACCAGAGGACTGGTGCCCGACGAAAAGTCCTCCCGAGCCGCGAACTACATTACGACGCTGCGGCGGGACCTGGTGAAGGTGTCGCAGGCCTGCGGAGTGGAGCATCCCGGACTCATCTCGACCGACTCCGTGGAGATCGTCGACGGCAGGCAGGGTTCCAGCCCGCTGGGTGAGGTGTACGGGTACTCGCCGGGTATGGGTCTGCCATCCGAGGCGGATCGCGCTGCTGTGATCCGACTGATGGCCGACCAGAGAACCGGCGGGTCGGCGCCGCCATCGGCCGCGGGCCCGAGTTGA
- a CDS encoding VOC family protein: MPGFPALTHVAITVSDLPASTAWYEKLFEAKPVLDEDEESGDFHHTVFELDGGTLFGLHTHTSSGSGASGFDERNVGLDHIAFACTQSELDEWVARLDKAGISHSGIRHAHYGSGISFRDPDNIALEFFAPPAG; encoded by the coding sequence ATGCCTGGATTCCCCGCGCTCACCCACGTTGCGATCACTGTGAGCGATCTCCCGGCGAGCACCGCCTGGTACGAGAAGTTGTTCGAAGCCAAACCGGTTCTGGACGAAGACGAAGAGTCCGGCGATTTCCACCACACCGTCTTCGAACTCGACGGCGGAACGCTTTTCGGACTCCACACCCATACCTCGAGCGGGTCGGGCGCCTCCGGTTTCGACGAGCGGAACGTCGGACTGGACCACATCGCATTCGCCTGCACCCAGTCCGAACTCGACGAATGGGTCGCCCGTCTGGACAAGGCCGGAATCTCGCACAGCGGCATCAGGCACGCCCACTACGGGTCAGGGATATCGTTCCGCGATCCGGACAACATCGCGCTGGAGTTCTTCGCCCCGCCGGCCGGATGA
- a CDS encoding winged helix-turn-helix transcriptional regulator, protein MSEISATGHEPRTCDDALRRAFGFLGKRWNGILIATLMNGPAGFAELRCAVGGISDSVLSGRLSELTAANLVERLVDPGPPVSVSYQLTESGRALMPALTALTAWAWENLPPSATE, encoded by the coding sequence ATGTCCGAGATTTCCGCTACCGGCCACGAGCCGCGCACATGCGACGATGCATTGCGTCGTGCGTTCGGCTTCCTGGGCAAGCGGTGGAACGGCATTCTCATCGCAACACTGATGAACGGACCGGCAGGGTTCGCCGAATTGCGTTGCGCCGTCGGAGGAATCAGCGATTCGGTGCTGTCCGGCCGACTCTCGGAACTGACTGCGGCCAATCTGGTGGAACGCCTGGTGGATCCCGGTCCGCCGGTGTCGGTGTCCTATCAGCTCACCGAGTCGGGGCGCGCGCTCATGCCGGCGCTGACCGCCCTCACCGCGTGGGCATGGGAGAACCTGCCGCCGTCGGCGACGGAATAA
- a CDS encoding NAD(P)-dependent alcohol dehydrogenase, with product MKAIQIIQPGKPPELREVEKPTPRPGQVLLKVTAAGACHSDDFVLNLPEEGFPYPLPMTLGHEGAGVVAEVGTGVTGISEGTSVAVYGAWGCGVCHFCARGLENYCSRAGELGITPPGLGNPGAMAEYLLVDDARHLVPLGDLDPVAAVPLTDAGLTPYHAIKPSLPKLVGGTTAVVIGAGGLGHVGIQLLRHLTPSRVIALDVSDDKLAFAREVGAHEVVLSDADAVANVRKITGNDGATAVFDFVGLQPTLDIAMGVVGTMGDVVIVGIGDMVATAKVGFFTQPYEVSVRAPYWGARDELIEVLDLARDGVLEVAVERFSLDDGVEAYRRLAANDLRGRAVVVPD from the coding sequence ATGAAGGCCATTCAGATCATCCAGCCGGGCAAACCGCCGGAGCTGCGCGAGGTCGAGAAACCCACGCCGCGTCCCGGGCAGGTGTTGCTGAAGGTGACGGCAGCCGGCGCCTGCCATTCGGACGACTTCGTCCTCAACCTGCCCGAGGAAGGATTCCCCTATCCCCTGCCGATGACGCTCGGCCACGAAGGGGCCGGCGTGGTCGCCGAGGTCGGTACCGGCGTCACCGGCATCTCCGAGGGCACCTCGGTGGCCGTGTACGGAGCCTGGGGTTGCGGCGTCTGTCACTTCTGCGCCCGCGGCCTGGAGAACTACTGCAGCCGAGCCGGCGAACTCGGCATCACCCCACCGGGTCTCGGCAACCCGGGCGCGATGGCCGAGTACCTGCTCGTGGACGACGCACGGCATCTGGTGCCGCTCGGTGACCTCGACCCGGTGGCTGCAGTCCCACTCACCGATGCCGGCCTCACGCCCTACCACGCGATCAAACCCTCGCTTCCGAAGCTGGTCGGCGGCACCACGGCAGTGGTCATCGGAGCCGGTGGTCTCGGGCATGTCGGGATCCAACTGCTTCGCCACCTGACCCCGTCCCGGGTGATCGCTCTCGACGTGAGCGACGACAAGCTCGCGTTCGCGCGCGAGGTCGGGGCTCACGAGGTGGTGCTCTCCGACGCCGATGCCGTCGCGAACGTCCGCAAGATCACCGGCAACGATGGTGCGACCGCCGTCTTCGACTTCGTCGGGCTGCAACCCACGCTCGACATCGCGATGGGCGTCGTCGGGACCATGGGTGACGTGGTGATCGTGGGCATCGGTGACATGGTCGCCACGGCGAAGGTCGGCTTCTTCACCCAGCCCTACGAGGTGTCGGTACGCGCGCCGTACTGGGGGGCGCGCGACGAACTCATCGAGGTGCTGGATCTCGCACGCGATGGGGTTCTCGAGGTGGCGGTCGAACGATTCTCACTCGATGACGGCGTCGAGGCCTACCGGCGACTGGCCGCCAATGACCTTCGAGGGCGAGCAGTCGTGGTGCCTGACTGA
- a CDS encoding DUF6319 family protein, translating into MSSQKRTGLTAGDLESLSAALAAGKRVTVYLRDPMPSLGLDAGTSARVLSIDGSTVTVRPKGVDDQLPFEADELQRTRSAAAPAKAAPRSARTAPAVPTPTPAARRPAPTPKAAAVEPKSAPEPAPRPETAPPRSAVPKPAPAKTVRRAKTSTAAVSVTITSTGESAWTVSVAHGSKKGKPAEVTADRVARAMQELGDDAAITAVDEVIESARAAAQRKIEELTRELENARAALAHLDVGPAES; encoded by the coding sequence GTGAGCTCGCAGAAGAGGACCGGCCTTACCGCCGGTGACCTGGAATCTCTGTCCGCGGCACTCGCGGCCGGCAAGCGTGTGACCGTCTACCTCCGCGACCCGATGCCGTCTCTCGGACTCGACGCCGGGACATCGGCGCGGGTCCTGTCCATCGACGGTTCGACGGTGACGGTGCGACCCAAGGGCGTCGACGATCAGTTGCCCTTCGAAGCCGACGAACTACAGCGCACACGTTCCGCCGCAGCACCTGCGAAGGCAGCCCCACGGTCGGCCAGAACCGCCCCTGCCGTACCGACGCCGACCCCGGCGGCCCGTCGTCCTGCCCCGACACCGAAAGCAGCTGCAGTGGAACCGAAGTCGGCACCCGAGCCCGCTCCGCGTCCGGAGACCGCACCGCCTCGATCGGCCGTGCCGAAGCCGGCCCCGGCCAAGACTGTGCGACGGGCGAAGACCTCGACGGCTGCGGTCAGCGTGACCATCACGTCAACGGGTGAGAGCGCCTGGACGGTATCGGTGGCGCACGGCAGCAAGAAGGGCAAGCCCGCCGAGGTAACCGCGGACCGCGTGGCCCGCGCAATGCAGGAGCTGGGTGACGACGCTGCGATCACAGCGGTGGACGAGGTCATCGAATCGGCGCGCGCGGCCGCACAGAGGAAGATCGAGGAGCTCACGCGCGAACTGGAGAACGCGCGAGCGGCTCTCGCTCACCTCGACGTCGGGCCCGCCGAGAGCTGA
- a CDS encoding crotonase/enoyl-CoA hydratase family protein produces MTEQRILLDVDEAGVATVTLNRADKHNALDPAMFDALPAVTSELAADRRVRAVVVHGAGKSFCSGLDISSLGGDELGGSLLDRDDADRGNHAQRVSLDWGHVPAPVITAIHGNCFGGGLQIALGADIRYATPDARLSIMEVKWGLVPDMGITRTLPRLLRADVAKELTFTGRVLSGAEAHELGLVTGTSDDPLARAQELAHEIATKSPHAVRAAKRLYEETWTGTDPSAALLLESTLQIELIGSPNQLEAVHAGMARREPRFADPD; encoded by the coding sequence ATGACGGAACAACGGATTCTGCTCGATGTCGACGAAGCGGGAGTCGCGACGGTCACGCTCAACAGGGCGGACAAGCACAACGCCTTGGACCCCGCGATGTTCGACGCGTTGCCGGCCGTGACAAGCGAACTGGCGGCGGATCGTCGAGTGCGGGCGGTGGTCGTCCACGGAGCCGGGAAGAGCTTCTGTTCCGGTCTCGACATCTCGTCCCTCGGCGGCGATGAGCTCGGTGGCTCCCTGCTGGATCGCGACGACGCCGACCGGGGGAACCATGCGCAACGGGTGTCTCTCGATTGGGGTCACGTGCCGGCGCCGGTGATCACCGCGATCCACGGCAACTGCTTCGGAGGTGGCCTGCAGATCGCGCTCGGCGCCGACATCCGCTACGCGACCCCCGATGCGCGGCTTTCCATCATGGAGGTCAAGTGGGGTCTGGTGCCGGACATGGGCATCACCCGGACGCTTCCGCGTCTCCTCCGGGCCGACGTCGCCAAGGAACTCACCTTCACCGGTCGTGTGCTCTCCGGAGCCGAGGCCCACGAGCTCGGGCTGGTCACCGGTACCTCCGACGACCCCCTCGCCCGGGCTCAGGAGCTCGCCCACGAGATCGCAACGAAGTCACCGCACGCGGTCCGCGCCGCGAAGCGACTCTACGAGGAGACCTGGACCGGCACCGACCCGTCGGCCGCGCTGTTGCTCGAAAGCACACTGCAGATCGAGCTGATCGGGTCACCGAACCAGCTCGAGGCCGTGCACGCCGGAATGGCCCGCCGGGAACCGCGGTTCGCCGACCCGGACTGA
- a CDS encoding zinc-ribbon domain-containing protein, with amino-acid sequence MFFLFGYGPKQQQLGAGQTRTCARCHNTTQWARIREFKQFTVFFIPIARWGRREFESCGICGAAVAL; translated from the coding sequence ATGTTCTTCCTCTTCGGATACGGCCCCAAGCAGCAGCAACTCGGCGCAGGTCAGACCCGGACGTGCGCCCGCTGTCACAACACCACCCAGTGGGCCCGGATTCGGGAGTTCAAGCAGTTCACCGTGTTCTTCATCCCGATCGCCCGCTGGGGACGCCGCGAGTTCGAGTCCTGCGGCATCTGCGGCGCTGCAGTCGCCCTCTAG